TGTGCGGATACAGCGCATAGCTCTGGAACACCATGGCGATGCCGCGCCGGGACGGGTCCACACCCTTGCTGGGCACCCCGCCGATCTCCAGCTCGCCCTCGGTGACGTCCTCCAGGCCGGCGATGATGCGCAGCAGGGTCGACTTGCCGCAGCCGGACGGGCCGACGAAGACCACGAACTGGCCATCGCCGATGTCCAGGTCGATGCCCTTGATGACGGGATTGTCCCCGTAGTCCTTCCTGATGCCGCGCAGGCGTACCGATGCCATGTTTTTTTATCCTTTCAATCCGCTTGCCGCCAGGAAGCCCTGCGTGACCCGGCGCTGGAAAGCGATGTAGGCCAGCGCCACCGGCATCGCACCCAGCAGCGCCGCCGCCATCAGCTGGGCGTAGCGCACCCCGAAAGCGTCGTAGGTCTGGGTCAGGCCCAGCGGGATGGTCATCATGTCGTTCGAGGTGACGATGATGAAGGGCCACAGGAAGTTGTTCCAGGCGGCGATGAAGCTCACGATCGCCATCGCCCACACGATATTCCCCGAGATCGGCAGGTACACGCTCCACAATACCCGCAGCGGGCCGGCGCCGTCCATCGTCGCGGCTTCGCGGAAGTCGGCCGGGATCTCGTCGAAGAACTGCTTGAACACGTAGATCACGACCGGCGACACCACCTGCGGCAGCACGATGCCGGCATAGCTGTTGATCAGGCCCAGCTGGTTCATGATGCGGAACAGCGGCACCAGCAGCGCCTCGAACGGCAGCAGGAAGGCCAGCATGGCCACCCCGAACAGGATGGTCCGGCCGCGGAAGCGCAGCTGGGAAAAGGCATAGGCCGCCATCAGGCTGACCGCCATCGTCACCACGGTCACCAGCAGCGCCACCAGGAAGCTGTTGAACAGCCAGCGCAGCACATTGCCGGCGCCAAGGGTCCTGGCGAAGGCGTCCAGGGTCCAGTGCCGGGGCAGCCAGTGGAATTCGGCGGACACCGTCTCGAGTTCCGGACGCAGCGCCGTGGAGAATGCCCACAGCAGCGGGGCGGCCCACAATGCGGCCAGCAGCACGGCCGACACGACGCCGACGATGGTCCAGGCCATGCTCGATCTGTTGTTCATGCGTCCCTCCTCGCCAGCCAGCGCACGACCCCGGCCTGCAGCACGGACAGCAGGATCACGATGGTGACGAAAGCCATCGCGATTGCCGCCGCATAGCCGGCGTCGCTCTGCGTGAAGGCGGTCTCGTACATGTAGTGCAGGGTGACCCGGGTCGTGTTGAAGGGCCCGCCCGAGGTCAGGATATAGGTCTGGCCGAACACCTTCAGCGAGGCGATGACCTGCAGGATCAGGGCGGTGGTCGCCACCGGGCGCAGGGCCGGCCAGGTAATCGACCGGAACAGCGTGAGGCCGCGCGCGCCGTCCAGCGCCGCGGCCTCGTAGAGGTCGGCCGGAATGTTGCGCAGGCCGGCCAGGAACAGCAGCATATTGAAGCCGACCGTCCACCAGACGGTGCCGATGGCGACCGCCGGCAGCGCCCAGTAGGGATCCGCCAGCCAGGGGCGGTGGATGCCGAGGATATGGTTGATGACGCCCGAGGATGGCTGCAGCATCCAGTCGGCGATCAGGGTCATCACCGAGATCGGCAGCACGAAGGGCAGGAAGAACACGCCCTGCAGCCAGGCCTGGGCCTTGACAAAGCGGTTCACCAGCAGTGCCATCACCAGCCCCAGCGCGGTCAGCGGGATCACGGTCAGCAGCGCAAAGTAGAAGGTGTTCAGTACCGAGTCCCAGAACGAGGGGTCGTTCAGCAGGGTGTGGTAGTTGGCCAGGCCGACGAAGGCATTGGTGCGGGTCAGGCTGCTCTCCGTGAGGCTCATCCAGAAGGTGACGCCGGCCGGCACCAGGAAGAACAGCAGGAACACGATCACGAAGGGCGCCAGCAGCAGCGTCGCCGGCAGGCCTTCGCGGCGGCTGCTTGCCGGCAGGGCCAGGTCGCTTGGTTTCATCTGGGTCCTTTCATCGCTCTCCTCGTCTCAATAGCGCGGCGGCTGCTTGCGGATCAGGCGCGCGCCTTCCTGCTCGAAGCGCTTGATCGCCTGCGCCGGCGTCATGTAGCCGTACAGCGCCGCCGGCAGGAACTTCGAGGCGATCGCCTCCAGCGGCCCGGCCGCGCCCATGTACCAGCCATCCGGGTCGTAGACCACGTTGTGCGCCGCCGCGGCGTACTGGGCGTTCGGCTGCAGCGCCAGCGCCTCAGGGGATTCCGCCACCGCACGGTAGGCCGGGATATGGCCACCCTCGGCCCAGCCCATCGAATGCCTGCTGACGTAGGCGACGAAGCGCAGGACCGCGTTCACTTTTTGCGGCGATGGCGGACGACCGGCGTTGGCGGGAATCGCAAAGGCGTGCGAATCGGCCCAGGCGCTGGCGTTCGCGTACATCGTCGGCAGCGGCACGATGCCGTATTCGAAGCCGAGGGTGCCGGCCTTCGAGGCCCGCACCAGCTCGGGGACTTCCCAGACGCCGTTCAGCATGAAGGCCGCGCCGCCGCCCATGAACTGGCTGGTCGAGGCCGGGTAGTCGAGGCCGGCCTGGGCATAACCCTTGCGGAACCAGTCGCTGATGCGTGCCAGCGTGGCCTCGCCGGCCGCGCCATAGCTGTACTGGCCGTTGCGGACGATGGCGACGTTCTGCTGCGCCAGCATCGACAGCCACAGGCGCCAGATCGCGAACGAGCTCTGGCTGCTTTCCATGGTCAGGCCGCGCCGGTGGCTGGCTTCGGTGGCGATGCGGAAGGCGTCGGTGAGCGCGTCGACACCCTCGATCGGCTTCAGCCTGCCCTCGGCGTCCAGCAGGCCGGTCGGGCGCAGCAGGGTCTTGTTGTAGTAGAGGACCAAGGGGTGCGTGTCGAGCGGGACCGCCCATGTTTTCCCCTGCCAGCGGGATTTCTCCCACTGGCGCGGCAGGTAGTCGCTGCCCTTCAGGCCGACGGCCGCCAGCTCGGCATCGGAGATCGGGCGCAGCACGCCGCCGCCGGCCAGGTTCACCAGGCGCGACAGGTGCACGGTCGCCACGTCCGGTCCGGCCCCGACCACCGAGGACGTGATCAGCTTCGTATAAAACGGTTCGCCCCATTTCAGGGTAGTGCTCACCACGCGCACCTCGCGCTGGCTGGCGTTGAAGTCATCGACCAGGGCCCGCATGCGCGCGCCGTCGCCGCCGCTGAGCAGCGTCCACATCCTGACTTCCACCTGCGCCCACGCCGGCGCCGGCCCCCAGGCCAGCGACACCAGCAGCGCGACGGCGGCGCCGAGCTTCCACTCTCGTCGCGCCACGTCGTCTCCAATCTCGTTTGCTTGTTATTCTTGTGTCGGAGCGCCGCCC
This window of the Massilia sp. WG5 genome carries:
- a CDS encoding carbohydrate ABC transporter permease — its product is MNNRSSMAWTIVGVVSAVLLAALWAAPLLWAFSTALRPELETVSAEFHWLPRHWTLDAFARTLGAGNVLRWLFNSFLVALLVTVVTMAVSLMAAYAFSQLRFRGRTILFGVAMLAFLLPFEALLVPLFRIMNQLGLINSYAGIVLPQVVSPVVIYVFKQFFDEIPADFREAATMDGAGPLRVLWSVYLPISGNIVWAMAIVSFIAAWNNFLWPFIIVTSNDMMTIPLGLTQTYDAFGVRYAQLMAAALLGAMPVALAYIAFQRRVTQGFLAASGLKG
- a CDS encoding carbohydrate ABC transporter permease — encoded protein: MKPSDLALPASSRREGLPATLLLAPFVIVFLLFFLVPAGVTFWMSLTESSLTRTNAFVGLANYHTLLNDPSFWDSVLNTFYFALLTVIPLTALGLVMALLVNRFVKAQAWLQGVFFLPFVLPISVMTLIADWMLQPSSGVINHILGIHRPWLADPYWALPAVAIGTVWWTVGFNMLLFLAGLRNIPADLYEAAALDGARGLTLFRSITWPALRPVATTALILQVIASLKVFGQTYILTSGGPFNTTRVTLHYMYETAFTQSDAGYAAAIAMAFVTIVILLSVLQAGVVRWLARRDA
- a CDS encoding extracellular solute-binding protein, producing MARREWKLGAAVALLVSLAWGPAPAWAQVEVRMWTLLSGGDGARMRALVDDFNASQREVRVVSTTLKWGEPFYTKLITSSVVGAGPDVATVHLSRLVNLAGGGVLRPISDAELAAVGLKGSDYLPRQWEKSRWQGKTWAVPLDTHPLVLYYNKTLLRPTGLLDAEGRLKPIEGVDALTDAFRIATEASHRRGLTMESSQSSFAIWRLWLSMLAQQNVAIVRNGQYSYGAAGEATLARISDWFRKGYAQAGLDYPASTSQFMGGGAAFMLNGVWEVPELVRASKAGTLGFEYGIVPLPTMYANASAWADSHAFAIPANAGRPPSPQKVNAVLRFVAYVSRHSMGWAEGGHIPAYRAVAESPEALALQPNAQYAAAAHNVVYDPDGWYMGAAGPLEAIASKFLPAALYGYMTPAQAIKRFEQEGARLIRKQPPRY